A window of Streptomyces sp. NBC_01142 genomic DNA:
AGGCGACACCGAGGGTGAAAGGGTTCTCGGCGATCTTCATGACGTCCAGCTCGGCGGCCTGCGCGGAGCCGGACAGGTCGACGGCGAAGGCGAGCGCGGCGGCGGCGCCGGTGGCAGTGAGGAACCTGCGTCGGCCGATGTGACGGGCGGCGGCTCGCAGCTCGGTGGCGTGGGTGGCACGGTGGTGCGGCACGAGCGTCATGTGGCCCTCCCCTGGCGAGTGTTGTCACTCGCATTGGAGCGGGGGCCGACGACTCTGCGTTGTCGAGTACACAACGTCCGTATGTCGGTCGGATGAGTTCCGGATGCGCGGCGTCCGCGTACGCTGCGCGTCCATGAACGCTGCACAGAAGATCGCTGTGGTGACGGGCGCCGGCTCGGGCATCGGCCGGAGCGTCGCGCTCACGCTGGCCGGCGCGGGCTGGTCGGTGGCGCTGGCCGGGCGGCGCACGGAGACGCTGGAGGAGACGGCTTCCTCGGCGGGCGGCGACACGTTCCGCGTACGGACGGATGTGACCGATCCGGGCGAAGTCACCGCGCTCTTCGAAGCGGTGCGCGAGCGGTACGGCCGCGTGGACCTGCTCTTCAACAACGCGGGCACGTTCGGCCCCAGGGGCGTCCGCTTCGAGGACCTGACCCACGAGTCGTGGCGCTCGGTGGTGGACGTGAACCTCACGGGCGCGTTCCTGTGCGCACAGGCGGCGTTCCGGACGATGAAGGAGCAGTCCCCGCAGGGCGGCCGGATCATCAACAACGGCTCGGTCTCGGCCCATGTGCCGCGCCCGCATTCGGCGCCGTACACCGCGACGAAGCACGCGCTGACGGGCCTGACGAAGTCACTGTCGCTGGACGGGCGTGCGTACGGGATCGCGTGCGGCCAGATCGACATCGGCAACGCGGCGACGGAGATGACCGAGCGGATGCAGTCGGGAATCCTCCAGGCGAACGGTGAACTGGCCGCGGAACCGGTGATGGACGCGGGGGATGTGGCGAGGACAGTGCTGCATATGGCGGAGCTGCCGCTGGAGGCGAACGTGCAGTTCGTGACGGTGATGGCGACGGCGATGCCGTACATCGGGCGGGGCTGAGGGGACTGAGGGGGCGTCTGCCCGAACTGCCGGAAAGCCCCCCCAAAAGGGCGACGTCGGCGTTCGAGGCACGCCGGGGCCGGGGCCGAGCCCCGAACAAGCCCTCGAGGGCGATTGAGGCGCGCGGCCCGGGGCCGAACCCCCAAAAGCCCCGCCGGCGATTGAGGCGCAGGGCCCAGGGCCGAACAAGCCCCGCCGGCAATTGAGGCGCAGGGTCCAGGGCGGAGCCCGGTTACGGGAAGGGGCGGGGTGGGGGAACGAGCCCGCCTCGGCGCCCGGCACCCGGCACCCGGGCACCCCGGCATCCCCAACACCCGGGCCTCCGGGCCTCCGGGCCTCCGGGAATGATCACGGGGCCCGACGAGTTAGCGCCGGTATGACAACGAAGCCCCAGTCCACCGAAGTGCTGCGATACACCGCCTTCTCCTCCGACCCGGCAGGCGGAAACCCCGCCGGCGTCGTCCTCGACGCCTCCGGACTGGACGACGCCAACATGCTCGCCATCGCCGCCGACCTCGGGTACAGCGAGTCCGCGTTCCTCTCCGACCCGCCGGCGGAACTCGCGGACGGGCACGGCCGGGCGTTCACCATCCGGTACTTCAGCCCCAAAGCGGAGGTTCCCTTCTGCGGTCACGCCACGGTCGCGACGGCCATCGCGCTGGCGGAGCTCGGCGGCCCGGGCGACTTCGCCTTCGCCACCTCCGTGGGCACGGTGCCCGTGACGGTCGCGTCCGTGGACGGCGTGCTGCGCGCGACGCTCACCAGCATCGAGCCGCGCATCGAGGAGGCGTCCGCGGACGATGTGCGCGAGGCCCTCGCCGCCCTCGACTGGCCCGCCGAGGACCTCGATCCGGCGCTGCCGCCGCGCATCGCCTTCGCGGGTGCCCGCCATCTGGTCCTGGCGGCCGCGACCCGCTCCCGCCTCGCGGACCTCCAGTACGACTTCGCGCGCCTCGAAGCCCTGATGCACCGCCTCGACCTGACGACGGTCCAGCTGGCGTGGCGGGAGTCGGACTCGGTGTTCCATGTCCGGGCCCCCTTCCCGGTGGGCGGCGTGGTCGAGGACCCGGCGACGGGCGCGGCGGCGGCAGCGTTCGGCGCGTACGCGCGCGAACTCGGCGTCGTGGCGGCGGAGACGGAGCTCACCCTGCACCAGGGTGTGGACATGGGCCGTCCCGGAGTACTCACGGTGACGCTGCGCGAGGGCGATCCTCGGGTACGGGTGAGTGGCACCGGGGCCCGCATCCCCGACGCCGGCTGACCTCGGCCGAGGCCGACCTCGCTGACCGGTACAGGCCGGTACAGGCAGGCGCGATCGGTGCGGTCAGCGCGGTCGGTGCGGTCGGTGCCGAGCCGGTCCAGCGAGGCGGTCCAGCGAGGCGGTCAGCGCCACGCCTACGCGGGCGCTGGCGTCGCTCCCGCCCGCCGTGTGCGTGTCCCGGTCGAA
This region includes:
- a CDS encoding PhzF family phenazine biosynthesis protein; this translates as MTTKPQSTEVLRYTAFSSDPAGGNPAGVVLDASGLDDANMLAIAADLGYSESAFLSDPPAELADGHGRAFTIRYFSPKAEVPFCGHATVATAIALAELGGPGDFAFATSVGTVPVTVASVDGVLRATLTSIEPRIEEASADDVREALAALDWPAEDLDPALPPRIAFAGARHLVLAAATRSRLADLQYDFARLEALMHRLDLTTVQLAWRESDSVFHVRAPFPVGGVVEDPATGAAAAAFGAYARELGVVAAETELTLHQGVDMGRPGVLTVTLREGDPRVRVSGTGARIPDAG
- a CDS encoding SDR family oxidoreductase, with protein sequence MNAAQKIAVVTGAGSGIGRSVALTLAGAGWSVALAGRRTETLEETASSAGGDTFRVRTDVTDPGEVTALFEAVRERYGRVDLLFNNAGTFGPRGVRFEDLTHESWRSVVDVNLTGAFLCAQAAFRTMKEQSPQGGRIINNGSVSAHVPRPHSAPYTATKHALTGLTKSLSLDGRAYGIACGQIDIGNAATEMTERMQSGILQANGELAAEPVMDAGDVARTVLHMAELPLEANVQFVTVMATAMPYIGRG